In one Tachysurus vachellii isolate PV-2020 chromosome 24, HZAU_Pvac_v1, whole genome shotgun sequence genomic region, the following are encoded:
- the knstrn gene encoding small kinetochore-associated protein has product MMKRLDRAQVKDTAIPTHPNLAFKKVTVKTDSETVVRKNPAKSLKGPTTRYGHQSDVLEQNRLLVVVNEDLQKQISELKENVSVLEQRCSDLQETNTEIKKQLSDCHELLIAENLDPVSGGKVCEAADQRAGQRKELMTISQKLLSELKLFDDFTKDHRAHLTEVQNTMRSLQGAREQLHKEREGFSVYVEDMERALEDAEKLLLQ; this is encoded by the exons ATGATGAAGAGACTGGACAGAGCTCAGGTTAAAGATACAGCGATTCCCACACATCCTAATTTAGCATTTAAGAAAGTAACTGTGAAGACTGACTCTGAGACTGTGGTCAG GAAGAACCCAGCAAAAAGTCTCAAAGG GCCCACAACAAGATATGGCCATCAAAGTGATGTTCTGGAACAAAATCGTCTTCTGGTGGTAGTGAATGAAGATCTACAGAAGCAGATCTCAGAATTGAAG GAAAATGTGTCTGTATTAGAACAACGCTGCAGTGATCTACAAGAAACCAACACTGAAATTAAGAAACAGCTCAGTGACTGTCATGAGCTTCTTATTGCAGAGAACCTTGATCCAG TTTCAGGGGGAAAAGTTTGTGAAGCAGCAGATCAGAGAGCAGGACAAAGAAAAGAACTCATG ACCATTTCCCAAAAACTTTTATCTGAGCTGAAATTGTTTGATGATTTTACCAAAGATCACCGAGCACATTTAACA GAGGTGCAGAACACCATGAGAAGTCTTCAAGGAGCCCGAGAACAGCTTCACAAGGAAAGGGAAGggttcagtgtgtatgtggaggACATGGAGAGAGCACTAGAGGATGCAGAGAAGCTGCTGCTCCAGTAA
- the knl1 gene encoding uncharacterized protein knl1: protein MEQKDTQNVGHDQEGLSKRRISSILKAPRTSMKVFGNEQDENQEETRPIEKRRNSRRVSFATTNNIRVFPKDLKADPVIAPTQNMTVGTNEGQNERTSCFDSSVNYEVIGLDTMLTQPVQFELNKGNIFPEPHLPFDSVDKTVLLGENMDMTYSHTVVFDKEDEFNPESILSMSNANDPHKLSSQNDTTSKSFGVVEKDVMLTQFEDFLASLPMNQNAATSIPNKNKDNFTLENVSNMKMDEENVLPTGLNKLAFSERDDMDMSMTNVIMEEREALLHFPYSGDGNYDADDMEMTLCQTVLEPKSCDDYKPSDKPKKRVSLGSTSFRTKDMSPEHTGHMELNRYSFSKRTKTEDCVVPTAQMFLQRDVSNCMEAQQDTASDMTVIHDDMELTELKTITIDTKSWLTSPSNKAQSSPYVISSKTSTDKIKWSESNLAPVLASQTVGSRPPISVMESDGGNLETEDQRDQTTDTRSHHKTPKGSNSVNEHVSFNSTVKTEEFSEEDSNMVMTTVFTAPLVEQCCAAFNEEETAGKSAVTLPVTTDQKICTEIESDLDTLKKEPLSSVKSRQNCLADLKMKLQNISQYIIEPDGLLAGSVPAPLASFTEASPLEMDNSLQLSKEAQLLGNQMNLAHKEGTTPFNLRKSLMARLSVGGIMPKFPSRAGSARLNQVEPKSPNEAQDLQPQTCFNAYVQSNSYETDLIDEVLPEDDFSGTLVSDLSKSKVQEFTTEVHENKDHIEYDHMESMSQSEEIPPEVKDANTNDSSDKLWDSNCAAPNAPTHVVKTDDTNFSSNSTMIKFEGNSELTLRNSQLDSQIGGSMDHEFDFYKKLKDGSVTVNEFLTYFGANTVIHRSRPSALPDNFRATQTCTTEDLLREKYIHRPKQKVYETDCQKLSEMAEGFKTQLADQDKPLRSINETLLQDICAFSKEQLQRFGSKLKEQKMYYRKENKARSHKMKEHLYSELLKTTQEAKQSLTSKLKETNEMINDLDGCINDLEAELSGLKHIGNGDQHSLIRLNPALKAKQEQFEALNSEVTEKEKQIRELELQSQSLEDTRKKVQDETRDLDQLTNLNSLNEWRVISADKNGLVFSFLHNTLHLEVKHRKATGDEFIQNDPEQEVDISFKFLLDTDTSQSSAIMVHKLLKGNLSNQSKWQQKHLTMQKIPMLLHNVSLVVSRLRLLGEEIYRLDKWGGVRLGIFHITCVDTLVQVTFSSVEAFAKFELSLDVNPDYPFSPLKLQKFQNFIGDTRLEQITDIVSSVRPAKNYLTSVMKKIHSDLLG from the exons ATGGAGCAAAAAGACACACAGAATGTCGG GCATGACCAAGAAGGATTGTCCAAAAGAAGAATTTCATCA ATTCTAAAAGCTCCTCGGACATCTATGAAAGTGTTTGGAAATGAACAGGATGAGAACCAG GAGGAAACTAGACCAATTGAAAAACGGCGAAATTCACGAAGAGTCAGTTTTGCTACTACAAATAATATTCGCGTCTTCCCAAA AGACCTCAAGGCTGATCCTGTAATAGCCCCCACCCAAAACATGACAGTTG GGACCAATGAGGGCCAGAATGAGAG gaCGTCGTGTTTTGATTCCAGTGTAAATTATGAAGTTATTG GATTGGACACAATGTTAACTCAACCCGTCCAATTTGAACTAAACAAG gGCAATATCTTCCCTGAACCACACTTACCATTTGACTCTGTAGACAAAACTGTGCTGCTTGGAGAGAACATGGACATGACATACAGTCATACAGTTGTATTTGACAAAGAGGATGAATTTAATCCAGAATCTATCTTGAGCATGTCTAATGCTAATGACCCTCACAAGCTCAGTAGTCAGAATGACACGACCTCTAAAAGCTTTGGCGTTGTGGAAAAAGATGTAATGCTCACACAGTTCGAAGACTTTCTTGCTAGTCTGCCAATGAACCAAAATGCTGCCACTTCaattccaaataaaaataaggataaTTTCACTTTGGAAAATGTCAGCAATATGAAAATGGATGAGGAGAACGTTCTACCAACTGGTTTGAACAAGCTTGCATTTTCTGAGAGGGACGACATGGACATGAGCATGACTAATGTAATAATGGAGGAAAGGGAGGCTTTACTGCATTTTCCTTATTCTGGAGATGGAAATTATGATGCTGATGATATGGAAATGACACTGTGTCAGACAGTCCTTGAGCCCAAAAGCTGTGATGACTACAAACCATCTGACAAACCAAAGAAAAGGGTATCACTTGGCTCAACATCTTTTAGAACTAAAGACATGTCCCCTGAACACACTGGGCACATGGAACTGAATAGATATTCATTTTCTAAGAGAACAAAAACCGAGGATTGTGTGGTTCCAACAGCACAGATGTTTCTTCAACGGGATGTGTCTAACTGTATGGAAGCACAGCAGGACACTGCTTCCGACATGACTGTTATCCATGATGATATGGAACTTACTGAATTGAAGACTATTACTATTGATACAAAGTCCTGGCTTACAAGTCCCTCAAACAAGGCTCAGAGTTCACCATATGTAATATCTTCCAAAACCTccacagacaaaataaaatggtCTGAATCAAATCTTGCACCAGTACTCGCGTCACAAACTGTAGGTTCTAGACCTCCAATTTCAGTAATGGAATCGGACGGTGGAAATCTTGAGACTGAAGACCAGAGAGATCAGACAACTGACACAAGAAGTCACCACAAAACCCCTAAAGGTTCTAACAGTGTGAATGAACATGTGTCATTTAATTCAACTGTCAAAACTGAAGAATTCTCTGAAGAAGACAGTAACATGGTAATGACTACAGTTTTTACAGCTCCCTTAGTAGAGCAGTGCTGTGCTGCATTTAATGAAGAAGAAACAGCAGGAAAATCTGCGGTTACTCTGCCTGTAACCACTGACCAGAAGATATGTACAGAAATCGAGTCTGATCTCGACACTTTGAAAAAGGAACCTTTGAGCTCTGTTAAATCCAGACAAAACTGTCTAGCTGATCTAAAAATGAAACTTCAGAATATTTCACAGTATATAATTGAGCCAGATGGACTGTTGGCTGGAAGTGTTCCTGCACCTCTAGCTAGCTTCACAGAGGCGTCTCCACTTGAAATGGACAATTCTTTACAGCTTTCCAAGGAAGCTCAGCTGCTTGGAAACCAAATGAACTTGGCTCATAAAGAAGGCACCACACCTTTCAACCTCAGAAAATCACTTATGGCAAGATTGTCAGTTGGTGGTATCATGCCAAAATTTCCCTCACGAGCAGGTTCAGCACGATTAAACCAAGTAGAGCCCAAAAGCCCTAATGAAGCCCAGGATCTTCAGCCACAGACATGTTTCAATGCTTATGTACAAAGCAACAGCTATGAAACTGATCTCATTGATGAAGTGCTTCCTGAAGATGATTTCTCAGGGACTTTGGTCAGTGATTTGAGCAAAAGCAAAGTGCAAGAATTCACTACAGAGGTTCATGAGAATAAGGATCATATTGAGTATGATCACATGGAGTCTATGAGCCAGTCTGAGGAAATCCCACCAGAAGTAAAAGATGCAAATACAAACGACTCCAGCGACAAGTTG TGGGACAGTAATTGTGCAGCTCCGAATGCCCCGACTCATGTGGTGAAGACCGATGACACCAACTTCAGCAGTAATTCCACGATGATTAAATTTGAAGGAAACTCTGAATTAA CTCTGAGAAACTCACAGCTTGATTCTCAGATCGGAGGCTCAATGGATCATGAGTTTGATTTCTATAAG aaactTAAAGATGGAAGTGTTACAGTGAATGAGTTCCTAACATACTTTGGTGCCAACACTGTAATCCATCGATCAAGACCCAGTGCTCTTCCTGACAAT TTTAGAGCTACACAAACTTGCACAACGGAGGACTTGCTTAGAGAAAAATACATACATCGTCCTAAGCAGAAAGTCTATGAAACAGATTGCCAGAAACTCTCAGAGATGGCTGAAGG atttaaaacacagctGGCAGATCAAGATAAACCACTGAGAAGTATCAATGAAACACTGCTGCAAGATATTTGTGCTTTCTCAAAAGAGCAG CTACAAAGATTTGGTTCCAAGTTAAAGGAGCAAAAGATGTACTAccgaaaagaaaacaaagcacgTTCCCATAAAATGAAGGAACACTTGTATTCTGagcttttaaaaacaacacag GAAGCAAAACAAAGCCTGACCTCTAAGCTCAAGGAGACAAATGAGATGATAAATGACTTGGATGGATGTATAAATGACTTGGAGGCTG AGTTGAGTGGGCTGAAGCACATCGGCAATGGAGACCAACATTCCCTCATCAGACTCAATCCTGCTTTGAAAGCAAAGCAAGAACAATTTGAAGCTCTTAATTCAGAAGTTACTGAGAAAGAAAA GCAAATACGGGAGCTTGAACTTCAATCTCAATCTTTGGAGGACACAAGAAAGAAAGTCCAAGATGAAACCAGGGATCTTGATCAGTTAACAAATCTGAACag TCTCAATGAGTGGCGAGTCATTTCTGCGGATAAAAATGGgcttgttttttcctttcttcacaACACACTGCACCTAGAAGTGAAACACAGAAAGGCCACTG GAGACGAATTCATACAAAATGATCCAGAGCAGGAAGtggacatttcatttaaatttttgcTGGATACTG ACACCTCACAATCGAGTGCAATTATGGTCCACAAACTGCTCAAAGGAAACCTCAGTAATCAATCTAAATGGCAGCAGAAGCACTTGACAATGCAAAAAATACCAATG TTACTGCACAATGTCAGTCTGGTTGTGAGCCGTCTGCGACTCCTGGGTGAAGAAATCTATAGGCTGGACAAGTGGGGCGGCGTGAGACTTGGAATCTTTCACATTACTTGTGTGGATACTTT GGTTCAAGTCACGTTCTCTAGTGTCGAGGCATTTGCTAAGTTTGAGCTAAGCTTGGATGTTAACCCAGATTATCCTTTCAGCCCACTGAAACTACAGAAATTTCAAAATTTCATTGGAGACACGAG GCTGGAGCAAATCACGGATATTGTATCTTCTGTAAGACCAGCCAAGAACTATCTGACTTCAGTCATGAAGAAGATTCATTCTGATCTCCTGGGCTAA